A genomic region of Equus caballus isolate H_3958 breed thoroughbred chromosome 1, TB-T2T, whole genome shotgun sequence contains the following coding sequences:
- the LOC100072028 gene encoding olfactory receptor 4F3/4F16/4F29, whose product MDGGNHSIVSEFMFLGLTHSWEMQLLLLVFSSVLYVASLTGNILIVFSVTTDPHLHSPMYFLLASLSFIDLGACSVTSPKMIYDLFRKRKVISFGGCIAQIFFIHVVGGVEMVLLIAMAFDRYVAICKPLRYQTIMSPQMCILFLAAAWALGISHSLFQLAFIVNLPFCGPNVLDSFYCDLPRVLRLACTDTYRLQFMVTVNSGFICVGSFFILLISYIFILFTVWKHSSGGSSKALSTLSAHITVVLLFFGPTMFVYTWPHPNSQMDKFLAVLDAVLTPFLNPVIYTFRNKEMKAAMKRVCKQLVTYRKIS is encoded by the coding sequence ATGGATGGAGGGAATCACTCTATTGTGTCTGAGTTTATGTTTCTGGGACTCACACATTCATGGGAGATGCAGCTTCTCCTCctggttttctcctctgtgctctATGTGGCAAGCCTGACTGGAAACATCCTCATTGTGTTTTCTGTGACCACTGATCCTCATTTACATTCCCCCATGTATTTCCTATTGGCCAGTCTCTCCTTCATTGACTTGGGAGCATGCTCTGTCACCTCACCCAAGATGATTTATGACCTTTTCAGAAAGCGCAAAGTCATTTCATTTGGAGGCTGCATTGCTCAGATCTTCTTCATCCATGTCGTTGGTGGTGTGGAGATGGTGCTACTCATAGCCATGGCCTTTGACAGATATGTTGCCATATGTAAGCCTCTCCGCTATCAGACTATCATGAGCCCACAAATGTGCATTTTGTTCCTGGCTGCTGCCTGGGCCCTTGGTATCAGCCACTCACTGTTCCAACTAGCATTTATTGTTAATCTACCCTTCTGTGGTCCTAATGTGTTAGACAGCTTTTACTGTGACCTTCCTCGTGTCCTCAGACTGGCCTGTACAGATACATACAGATTGCAATTCATGGTCACTGTCAACAGTGGGTTTATCTGTGTTGGTTCTTTCTTTATACTTCTCATCTCCTACATCTTCATCCTGTTTACTGTTTGGAAACATTCCTCAGGTGGTTCATCCAAGGCCCTCTCCACTTTATCAGCTCACATCACCGTGGTCCTTTTGTTCTTTGGTCCAACCATGTTTGTCTATACATGGCCACACCCCAATTCACAGATGGACAAGTTTCTTGCTGTTCTTGATGCTGTTCTCACTCCTTTTCTGAATCCAGTCATCTATACATTCAGGAATAAAGAGATGAAGGCAGCAATGAAGAGAGTATGCAAACAGTTAGTGACTTACAGAAAGATCTCATAA